In the genome of Coraliomargarita algicola, one region contains:
- a CDS encoding phage regulatory CII family protein encodes MQSHEIIKTCFANSSPKALAAELGISQSLIYKWSQPVGESQSGSKNPLDRVCALNQACSDNQLIKWLAAQADGYFVPNKVVHSELDALNPATHEMVSQFASLLGAIAHAGLDERITREEAADIRQRWDTLKSFADGFVNACERGDFDKMKEIEKQWQQSS; translated from the coding sequence GTGCAATCTCACGAAATCATCAAAACTTGCTTTGCCAACAGCTCCCCCAAGGCGCTCGCCGCCGAGCTCGGCATTTCGCAATCGCTCATCTACAAATGGTCACAACCGGTGGGCGAGTCTCAGAGCGGCTCCAAAAATCCGCTAGACAGAGTCTGCGCCCTCAACCAGGCCTGCAGCGATAACCAACTGATCAAATGGCTCGCCGCTCAGGCTGACGGCTACTTCGTACCGAATAAAGTGGTGCACTCTGAGCTCGATGCACTCAACCCCGCCACGCACGAAATGGTCAGCCAATTCGCCTCCCTACTGGGAGCCATCGCCCACGCAGGACTCGACGAGAGAATCACCCGCGAAGAAGCGGCCGACATACGGCAGCGCTGGGACACCTTAAAGTCCTTTGCCGACGGCTTTGTAAATGCCTGCGAACGCGGCGACTTCGATAAAATGAAGGAAATCGAAAAACAGTGGCAGCAGAGCAGTTAG
- a CDS encoding OB-fold-containig protein, with amino-acid sequence MIEELFTEALRWYNLPWTLMLVLVLLYWLIAVFGIVDLDFLGFDLDVDADVDVDADVDVDANPGAGALAGVMEFIHLGSLPLMVVVSGLVICAWAMALIGNFYLNSGNSGVIGFAVSFAVAIPGLIISSLALWPVAVFYKRLEDKTDGNLTMIGRTCRVRSDRVDAHFGQAEVSTPEGPLVINVRSASESGPLLAGDSALIISEDSQHMLYTVRKITNELTKI; translated from the coding sequence ATGATTGAAGAATTGTTTACTGAAGCCCTACGTTGGTATAATTTGCCATGGACCCTAATGTTGGTCCTGGTATTGTTGTACTGGCTCATTGCGGTTTTTGGGATCGTGGATTTGGATTTCCTTGGGTTCGACCTGGATGTCGATGCGGATGTCGACGTAGACGCGGACGTGGATGTGGATGCCAATCCCGGTGCGGGGGCATTAGCGGGTGTCATGGAGTTTATTCATTTGGGGAGTTTGCCCTTGATGGTGGTGGTGTCTGGGCTGGTGATTTGTGCTTGGGCGATGGCTTTAATTGGTAACTTTTATCTTAACTCCGGTAATTCTGGAGTGATTGGTTTCGCCGTTTCTTTTGCAGTCGCGATTCCTGGATTGATTATTTCGTCACTGGCTTTGTGGCCGGTGGCGGTATTCTACAAACGCCTCGAGGATAAGACTGATGGTAATCTCACGATGATTGGCCGCACCTGCCGTGTGCGCTCAGATCGTGTGGACGCTCATTTTGGACAAGCGGAAGTCAGCACCCCGGAGGGGCCCTTGGTCATCAATGTACGCTCAGCCTCCGAATCCGGGCCGCTGCTAGCGGGAGATTCCGCTTTAATCATCAGTGAGGATTCACAGCACATGCTTTATACAGTCAGGAAAATAACCAACGAATTAACCAAGATCTAA
- the rpsJ gene encoding 30S ribosomal protein S10, with product MSTPRIRIRLKGFDYRVIDQSAADIVETAKRSGARVAGPVPLPTKIEKFTVNRSVHVNKKSMDQFEVRTHKRLIDIVEPTAATVDELKKLNLPAGVDISINV from the coding sequence ATGAGCACACCACGTATCCGTATTCGCCTCAAAGGCTTTGATTATCGCGTAATTGACCAGTCCGCTGCGGACATCGTCGAAACAGCTAAGCGTTCCGGCGCTCGCGTTGCTGGCCCTGTGCCCCTTCCTACTAAAATCGAAAAGTTCACTGTGAATCGTTCCGTTCACGTTAATAAGAAGTCGATGGATCAGTTCGAAGTTCGCACACACAAGCGTTTGATCGACATCGTCGAGCCGACTGCAGCCACAGTGGACGAGCTCAAGAAGCTCAACCTCCCTGCTGGTGTTGATATTTCTATCAACGTCTAA